In one Arachis duranensis cultivar V14167 chromosome 9, aradu.V14167.gnm2.J7QH, whole genome shotgun sequence genomic region, the following are encoded:
- the LOC107465687 gene encoding uncharacterized protein LOC107465687, whose protein sequence is MSTKPRCHFPRSSVKQKRINSLPAFEEIKIHFEEALEQIPSYAKLMKDILSHKKYWREVETVLLNEECSAVIHKNLAEKLQHPGSFMIPCTLGDACIRTTLYDLGASINLMPASLIKQLCLTQEVKPTRICLQFADGSIKFPLAVVEDMIIRVGPFAFPTDFMVLEMDEHKNASIILGRLFLATGRTLIDIQKGEVTLGVNEDEFVLNAVKAMQHPNTPEECMSIDIIDSLVEEVNIIKRLKEKLKDILYDVE, encoded by the coding sequence ATGAGTACAAAACCAAGATGCCATTTCCCCAGAAGCTCTGTCAAGCAGAAAAGGATAAACAGTTTGCCTGCTTTTGAAGAAATCAAGATTCATTTTGAAGAAGCTCTTGAAcagataccttcttatgctaagttaaTGAAAGACatattaagtcataagaagTATTGGAGAGAGGTAGAAACAGTCCTCCTcaatgaagaatgcagtgcagtaaTCCATAAGAACTTAGCAGAGAAACTTCAGCATCCTGGgagcttcatgataccatgcaccCTAGGGGACGCCTGTATAAGGACAACCCTAtatgatcttggagcaagcattaaCCTAATGCCTGCATCGTTAATAAAGCAGCTCTGCTTAACTCAAGAAGTCAAGCCAACCCGCATATGCCTTCAGTTTGCTGATGGCTCTATCAAGTTTCCACTAGCTGTGGTAGAAGACATGATTATTAGGGTTGGACCCTTTGCTTTCCCCACAGACTTCATGGTGCTAGAAATGGATGAGCACAAAAATGCATCCATCATTTTAGGAAGACTATTCCTAGCCACAGGACGGACACTCATTGAcattcaaaaaggggaagtaaccctgggagtcaatgaggatgaattCGTGCTGAATGCTGttaaagctatgcagcatccaaacACCCCAGAGGAATGTATGAGCATTGATATCATTGATTCCCTAGTGGAAGAAGTGAATATAATCAAgagactcaaagaaaaactgAAGGACATCCTTTATGATGTCGAGTGA